The Oncorhynchus keta strain PuntledgeMale-10-30-2019 chromosome 28, Oket_V2, whole genome shotgun sequence DNA segment ACAAAGGAGGAAAACTCAAATGAAAAGGTCAGTCGGTCAGGCACATCAGTGTTGACTCCCCCacgccacaacacacacacagacaaacacacatatcTTTGATGCTTAATTGCATTTCTGGGCAGGCAAAGGTCAATTTTCTACATACAACATGCTCATTTTGATGATAGTGAGTGGACTGTTTTTTGTTGTGTGCCGTTAATGGATGGCAGAAACTCACTCCCAGGCGCACCAGTTGCATTGGCAGTGGAGAGAACTACGTGAGTGGGAGTAGAAATATTGGTTACGTCATGGAGTTGGCTGAGAACTGAGGAGCGACGTCGCGCAGCACCCTGAAAGGAACCACTTCTCTTGAAGGTACTCACTACCTCCATctgttggagagaaagagaggatatcACAGAGAGGACATGACAGTCTTGAAGTACCTCATGTCAATTGGTAGGGGGCCCTGTGGGGCATATTGGAGAGCTGTGAAAGCAAAAGGCAGAATTAATCACATTTAAAGGGATTGTAAAGTAGAACTTGTCGTTTTGTAGAGATCATGTTCCACAATGAAGGAATCTAAAAGCATGTTTTAGATACAAAAAGGCATTTTAAAAGAAAATCAAGGTACGTTTTAAATCAACGATGTTGCCCTCAAAACATGGACTGGTAATGTTAATTATTGTATTTAGCATTACATCAGCATCATGTGTCTCACCTAGATGCTGGTTTCAGTAAGAGACAGACTACAATTAGAACTCTTGTAATATATTTAATATACTTGTTGTTAGGATTATTAGGTATGATCATTGAAGACTTGTCTGTGTAACAGTGACGAGGATTAAGGATACATAAAAAATAAAGACAGAATCTGTGATAATCGCAATGACATGAGGATGAAGGATAAAAAGTGAGAAATATGACCATGAGATGTAATCAAAATGACTCTGATAGGTTACAATAGAGATGATTGTATTTAAATAAATATAGGAAAACAAAGTGTGGTGAAATAAATTAAGGCATCAAATGgtgaagaaagagagacacataTTAACAGAGATAAGTCGGGCAAGCAGAAAAGACTCCTCTTCGTAGGACAGTACAGCACATACGAGAGCCCTTGTTAGGGAAAGACAAGGGACAGAGAATGGTGGAGCCCAATGCACTGTACCTGAGTCTGAATACGATTGAGGCCCCGGAACCAGAGAATCTGCCCTCGACGTAGCTCCCTCTCAGCATGGTCAATCTCTTGCTCATCATCTGCCATGTCATCATCAATCATCTCTTCCTTACCCAGCGCATGACCCGCTTCCTTCAGACAGGGCAGGCGGCTGGTAGGCACCGTGGTGATGAGCTgttggggtcaggggtcagcgTTAGTTGATGAACAAGAAGAACACAACTTCTGTTTCGGTCTGGTTGGTCCTAGCAAGCCCTTGTGTCAAAGCCAACTGAAGACTGGGTTATGGATATGTGGGTTTGTCTATGTCAAAGGCCTTAATTGTGTCTTGACACAAAACCACTGGAGAACCACAGATTGGTTAACACATTCAAACAACGTTAACTCCAGCATAAGTACCTGTCCCCACAACAGCTCTCCTACTCCCACGAGCAGACACCACAGCCACTGCTCCACATTGAGTGGTGTGCAGCTGAAAGGTTTCCCCCCAAACTGCACAATCACAAACTGTACAGAATAAGACACAAGACGAGAGAGATATGATCACAAAAAGTGGTTGCCATTGGTTAGCACAACATACATGTATCATGTATCCTGTGAGACAATAATTAAGTAGTCAATATTATTAGGTATATGTCATGGTTGAATAACATTACTAGGATTGCTATAATGTAAAGGGAAAACAACGTATAAGAAGTAAAAGCTTGTGGTCCTCTCACCTGCATTAAAAAAGTCCCCAGCACAATACTGCAGAAAATAGGGTTGTGGAATATGCCGTCGAAAACGTTCCTTTCACCGTGGATCTTGCGGGCATTGATCTCGTTGAACAGTTGCATGAGCACAAAGGTGTTGAAGATGATCGTGTAGTGCTCAGAAGGGGGAGAGTGCAGAGGGGCGTGGCGTCCGCTATCAATGTTGAAGATCTTTTCTCCTGAGATGGAGAGGAACACAAAAAGGATAAGCAGACAATAGAAAGAGACACATGTAGTCGAATATATATTTTCTAGTTAAAGCGATAGTGCAAGATTCTGGAAATTAAGCTGTTTTGCTACTTACCCAATGTCAGATGAAGTCATGGATGCCATTtgttatgtctctgcgtgcagtttgaaggaagttgacgGTAGTTTCTACTTCCAGTGATTACgttaacgctagttagcattggctcgcaaaactacctacaacttccttcatactgaacgcagagacataaaaatggtatccatgagttcatctgactggaTAAGTAGCAAAACACACTATCCCTTTAATGGTAGGCAATGGTATACTAAATGATCATGTAAAATACTATGAGCTAAATAGAGCACCACAGTTCCATGACTGTTTTTCTTCAACCTTCTTGTTCCCCACTACTGCCATTACCTACACCCCACTCTCCCTTTCCCCAACTCCAGCCTCCATCCCCCACCTCCACCTGCagcccccctccacctcctccccttttctccattctcttcccacttccagtctctctcctcctccttctcctcctcccttgtgTGTACCCGCAAACAGCAGGGTGAAGATGATAGTGAGCTGGTAGATGGCATGGCCCAGGATGTTCTTCATCATGGTGCGGGAGATGAGGGGGTTGTTGCGGCCGTAAGGCTTCCTCAGGAGCAGGGACTCAGTGGGCGGCTCGGTGGCTAAGGCCAGGGAGGCAAAGGTGTCCATGATAAGGTTCACCCACAACATCTGGACAGCCTTCAGAGGAGAGTcctgaagggaggagagagagaggagtgggtagGGACatgtaaggagagagggagaaagaggtagagagggggatggaaagagGCAGAGGGAGAAGTCAAAAGAGAAGCAGcaagagaggtaaggagagaaggagagagaaaaagaggtaaGTAGATATCATTTAAATTAATTTTGCTTCAAAacttctccctctgcctctcaccATCATAGACTGTTACCTACATCTTTGATCATTTACTACAGTTACTTAAATGATCCATTTGGATTTTACACAACAGTgaattgtgttgtggtgtgttgtggtgtgctgTACTGTGGTATGGTGTGTGAGAGTCAGCGATGGAGTGAGTACCTGTGTGATACAGGCGCCGGTGAAGGCCACAATGACAGCCACTACGTTGACAGTGAGCTGGAATTGGAGGAACTTGGAGATGCTGTCATAGACGTTACGTCCCCACATGACCGCCTTCACAATGCTAGAGAAGTTGTCATCAGTCAGGATGATGTCAGAGGCTTCCTTGGCTACGTCAGTACCAGCGATGCCCTACACAGAGCCACCAAAATAATCCACTTTAAATTCACCCCCCGCTTGCACAAGTCTCACATTTAAAAGGAAAACATGTCACTAATACCTATGTAAGTGCGTGATAGTTACACAGCCGTAAGTACTACGTTAGAACTAATGTAACGACACCACAGTACATACCATGCCTATGTAACTACAATGTAAATAGGTAGGGAAATGTATTATTAAAGTGATGCGCCAAAGGTCTTGCATAATATCACACAGTAGATTTGAAAGCAGTGCTCACGAGCCAAAACTGGTCCCTGAAAATTGTGCACACTTGTGTACTACATCaaccattttgtatgatatgttacaaatttgtaaGTGCTTATGATCCCGGACTGCAACTTTAAGTGTGGCACTTAATATTTTCCCAAAGTTACTAAAATGACTAAAGAtttgtcatcatcatcatgtctcaCCATGGCAAAGCCAACATCGGCCTTCTTCAGTGCGGGTCCGTCGTTTGTCCCGTCCCCTGTCACAGCTACTACCTGCCGCTGTTCCAGTACGGTGCTGTCTATGATGCCTGCAGAGAGATTAAGGTCTCATTGGAAATGCTGCATCTGCATGGTTTACAAGCTGTTTACAAAATAATACTGTAGTTTTGAGTGTAGAATCACTGACCCACCTTTAACCAGTGTATGTTTGTCTGTAGGTGAGGACCGAGCCAGAACTCTCAATTTGGGCCAAACCTTATCAATGCGCCCCTGCTCAACCTGTAAGAAAGAAAGATTGGGTATCCACAGAAAATGTTGAGTCATGTAACACTATGTAAAACAAGCTAAGGAACTGAATCAGGGCACTTTTATTTTTTTGTCGGTTAAAAAGTGTCAAACAATTAATGAATGATGAATTCTACCTCTCCTTTCTCATTTCTGATTCGTCGGTTGAATTCCTTCCCGTCTATACACAGGAAGTCATCCCCTGGCTGGATGATGCCACACTTGGCAGCGATGGCTCgtgctgtgttgatgttgtcacCTGTCACCATGCGCACCGTGATACCTGCTCGCTGGCATTGCTTGATAGCATCTGGGACCTGGTTAGAAAAGACAGCTGGGTTTTGATAAAGCCTTGGCACACCCTCTTACTAGCTAATGTGCATGTAACTACAGCTTCATCACTGAATATTTACTACAATTATAACAATACCTATAATCTCAGAAATGCAGAactgatttaaaaaaacattgcATTGGACACTTGATTATGTTCTAGGGGCAGATGTGTTAGAAAATATACTAGAACAAGGAGTGAAATAGCCCCCCTCTGTATCCTTATGGCAAGTCTATGGTCCAAATGTCCACTCCCCTTCCGAAACTCAAAAAATGCGGCAAAGTTCCTTGTTAGTCGTCGCATCCCAGTCTGTTTACTGATGCTACGATACTATTTATTATTTATGTTACGTATAAGATTACAATACCTATACCTAACTATACCTATACCTAACTACACCTAACTATACCTATACCTAACTATACCTATACCTGCTGTTTAACAATACCTGTTGTATAACAATACCTATTTATTCCTAAATTCATATCTATCTTACTTATTTAGACATTTATCTGCAGAATAACTCACTTGAAATGAAGAGCAAGAAACAGTCAATTGTTATACCTGTGGAAAAACTCCACTCCAAATCTCTACCTACATCTGTAAACAACTGCACCGCAATAGAGCGTCCCTCTGTGTAAGGTCTTGGTTACCTCTGGGCGGACAGGGTCCTCGATGCCCACCACAGTGATACAGATGAGGTCGCTGACGATGCCCGCCTCGTCCTCCCAGTCGGGCTCAGGGCTGGCCGGCAGGTCCTTGTAGGCCACGCAGATGGTGCGCAGGCCGTCGCAGGCCATGGGCTCGATCACCTTCTTCACCATCTCATCCCTATCCCGTGGGCGGAAACCCCGCGGATCTCCACCGCCAGCCATGATAGAGGAGcacctgacagacagagagtcagaactATGGTTGCAAAGCTACCGGTAATTACAGGAAATGTACAGTATACTTGAATAACTTTTAAGTAttcatacagtatatagtattcattttttatatctgtgtccatattgtccatgagttcCTAGTGaatagaccatatggttcaagagaaaatagcatttatttttttatataaccatctaatcaacaatggcattatttttTATTAACTATGCAACTTTTACAACTATTTATTTTTTTCACAACTGACACCAGTTTGGCACCACAACATTTACAacaaagacatattgacattgtaaaataaattaatcaaatatattttatggTGGCATGGCCCAGGATTAAACACCAAAGGTATTCACTAAATTCATGGTTTATACTTAGGATGTTTTACAGAGTTGTCATTCTATTTGACATGTTATTTAAAATAATCTTATTAGATGATGTTATATATTGTACATATAataaggccacacagagggccagagataattacagacaccaGTGATCATCTGAAGGACCTAAAAAGGCCACGAGATGTCCAGTGATAAATTCCTTAAAATCCTTGAAAGTTACCAAAATTGTGTTAGATATTGCTACTTGCAAATAATATACCCTTCTTTTGCCACCCTAGTCAGGACACAAGTCAGATGCTCTGTATGTTAGGGCAAAGTATTAATGTTAGTCGTTTTGTTTTGTTCATCAAACCTCATTCAAGGCTAACTTTATCTTGAGGCCACCCCCACCACATTCTCTATCAAAGCTGTagcctcaaatcaaatccaactttatttgtAAAGCCTCGGAGTCAGACTTACTTCTTGAGCAGGATCTCAGAGGCCCCCTTGCTGTAGAGGCGGAAGGATCCATCGGGCAGCTGCACCACTGTGCTCATGGACTTGCGCACCGAGTTGAAGGTGTAGACCTTGTAGAGCTTCTCCTCAGGGATCTGTTCCCTCACGGGGGCATAGTCCCTCTTCAGGTCCAGGACAAAGCCAAGTAGGGCACACTCTGTCTTGTTGCCCACCTGCTTGGGTAGGCCTCCCTCCTTATCTGGGGGCTAACAGATAAAATATTAAGTTACTATTCCACCCCCCGCTGAACAGACTGGGCAAAATGAGTCGAAGACAAGAAGGAAAAGAAAAGGCGATAAGATTTGTATGTAAATGTGTATGTAAATGTGTATGTACATTCTGAATTCTATGAATTGTTTTAGCTACTGTATGTTGTGCTGACATGAACAAAATGAGTTTCCATCCAAATGTCCAACTAAACCGAATAAACAGAAAAAAATAAAGCTGTGTTACCCGTTATCATTCCACACTGCAGACATATGCCACAATAAAACTGTAGGAGCATTCAACAGTGTGcaggtatctacagtatctgtctttCACAATCCACCCTCTCACCATAATCTTGGAGGTGTAGGCGCTGTTGACAGCTATGGCATTTACAAGTGTGTCCAGCACCATAGGATTCATCTGGTCAGGGTGTGGGA contains these protein-coding regions:
- the LOC118360570 gene encoding plasma membrane calcium-transporting ATPase 3-like isoform X3, with translation MEVNHAGDFGATLEDLRDLMELRGAEAIQKIQENYTDTEGLCQRLKTSPADGLSDNPSDLEKRGQVFGQNFIPPKKAKSFLELVWEALQDVTLIILEIAAIISLALSFYQPPGEESEACGNVASGAEDEGEAEAGWIEGAAILLSVVCVVLVTAFNDWSKEKQFRGLQSRIEQEQRFAVVRNGTVIQIPVAEMVVGDVAQIKYGDLLPADGILIQGNDLKIDESSLTGESDHVKKSVDKDPMLLSGTHVMEGSGKMLVTAVGINSQTGIIFTLLGAGEGDQEEEKKDKKEGNNTPAVEAKQISITNGKQDGTLENNQNKAKKQDEAVAMEMQPLKSAEGGEVEAEKKKGNVPKKEKSVLQGKLTKLAVQIGKAGLVMSAITVIILVMYFVIETFVVQGREWLTECTPVYVQYFVKFFIIGVTVLVVAVPEGLPLAVTISLAYSVKKMMKDNNLVRHLDACETMGNATAICSDKTGTLTTNRMTVVQAYAGDQHFHMVPHPDQMNPMVLDTLVNAIAVNSAYTSKIMPPDKEGGLPKQVGNKTECALLGFVLDLKRDYAPVREQIPEEKLYKVYTFNSVRKSMSTVVQLPDGSFRLYSKGASEILLKKCSSIMAGGGDPRGFRPRDRDEMVKKVIEPMACDGLRTICVAYKDLPASPEPDWEDEAGIVSDLICITVVGIEDPVRPEVPDAIKQCQRAGITVRMVTGDNINTARAIAAKCGIIQPGDDFLCIDGKEFNRRIRNEKGEVEQGRIDKVWPKLRVLARSSPTDKHTLVKGIIDSTVLEQRQVVAVTGDGTNDGPALKKADVGFAMGIAGTDVAKEASDIILTDDNFSSIVKAVMWGRNVYDSISKFLQFQLTVNVVAVIVAFTGACITQDSPLKAVQMLWVNLIMDTFASLALATEPPTESLLLRKPYGRNNPLISRTMMKNILGHAIYQLTIIFTLLFAGEKIFNIDSGRHAPLHSPPSEHYTIIFNTFVLMQLFNEINARKIHGERNVFDGIFHNPIFCSIVLGTFLMQFVIVQFGGKPFSCTPLNVEQWLWCLLVGVGELLWGQLITTVPTSRLPCLKEAGHALGKEEMIDDDMADDEQEIDHAERELRRGQILWFRGLNRIQTQMEVVSTFKRSGSFQGAARRRSSVLSQLHDIRVVKAFHSPLYDGIEKPGSKNSIQDFMAHPEFLISDLVHNIPLIDETDIETEESERSDCNNIRLAFRQAPPPAQAPQPPPRCRSTSRPAPYRQQSLPVTLNCNNNATAAADAENGDHLNPKDARLPTASLCRPASPLHSLETCL
- the LOC118360570 gene encoding plasma membrane calcium-transporting ATPase 3-like isoform X8; translated protein: MGDLANSSVEFKPKKRGSGGGMEVNHAGDFGATLEDLRDLMELRGAEAIQKIQENYTDTEGLCQRLKTSPADGLSDNPSDLEKRGQVFGQNFIPPKKAKSFLELVWEALQDVTLIILEIAAIISLALSFYQPPGEESEACGNVASGAEDEGEAEAGWIEGAAILLSVVCVVLVTAFNDWSKEKQFRGLQSRIEQEQRFAVVRNGTVIQIPVAEMVVGDVAQIKYGDLLPADGILIQGNDLKIDESSLTGESDHVKKSVDKDPMLLSGTHVMEGSGKMLVTAVGINSQTGIIFTLLGAGEGDQEEEKKDKKEGNNTPAVEAKQISITNGKQDGTLENNQNKAKKQDEAVAMEMQPLKSAEGGEVEAEKKKGNVPKKEKSVLQGKLTKLAVQIGKAGLVMSAITVIILVMYFVIETFVVQGREWLTECTPVYVQYFVKFFIIGVTVLVVAVPEGLPLAVTISLAYSVKKMMKDNNLVRHLDACETMGNATAICSDKTGTLTTNRMTVVQAYAGDQHFHMVPHPDQMNPMVLDTLVNAIAVNSAYTSKIMPPDKEGGLPKQVGNKTECALLGFVLDLKRDYAPVREQIPEEKLYKVYTFNSVRKSMSTVVQLPDGSFRLYSKGASEILLKKCSSIMAGGGDPRGFRPRDRDEMVKKVIEPMACDGLRTICVAYKDLPASPEPDWEDEAGIVSDLICITVVGIEDPVRPEVPDAIKQCQRAGITVRMVTGDNINTARAIAAKCGIIQPGDDFLCIDGKEFNRRIRNEKGEVEQGRIDKVWPKLRVLARSSPTDKHTLVKGIIDSTVLEQRQVVAVTGDGTNDGPALKKADVGFAMGIAGTDVAKEASDIILTDDNFSSIVKAVMWGRNVYDSISKFLQFQLTVNVVAVIVAFTGACITQDSPLKAVQMLWVNLIMDTFASLALATEPPTESLLLRKPYGRNNPLISRTMMKNILGHAIYQLTIIFTLLFAGEKIFNIDSGRHAPLHSPPSEHYTIIFNTFVLMQLFNEINARKIHGERNVFDGIFHNPIFCSIVLGTFLMQFVIVQFGGKPFSCTPLNVEQWLWCLLVGVGELLWGQLITTVPTSRLPCLKEAGHALGKEEMIDDDMADDEQEIDHAERELRRGQILWFRGLNRIQTQMEVVSTFKRSGSFQGAARRRSSVLSQLHDVTNISTPTHVVLSTANATGAPGNPSGESIP
- the LOC118360570 gene encoding plasma membrane calcium-transporting ATPase 3-like isoform X2: MGDLANSSVEFKPKKRGSGGGMEVNHAGDFGATLEDLRDLMELRGAEAIQKIQENYTDTEGLCQRLKTSPADGLSDNPSDLEKRGQVFGQNFIPPKKAKSFLELVWEALQDVTLIILEIAAIISLALSFYQPPGEESEACGNVASGAEDEGEAEAGWIEGAAILLSVVCVVLVTAFNDWSKEKQFRGLQSRIEQEQRFAVVRNGTVIQIPVAEMVVGDVAQIKYGDLLPADGILIQGNDLKIDESSLTGESDHVKKSVDKDPMLLSGTHVMEGSGKMLVTAVGINSQTGIIFTLLGAGEGDQEEEKKDKKGKQDGTLENNQNKAKKQDEAVAMEMQPLKSAEGGEVEAEKKKGNVPKKEKSVLQGKLTKLAVQIGKAGLVMSAITVIILVMYFVIETFVVQGREWLTECTPVYVQYFVKFFIIGVTVLVVAVPEGLPLAVTISLAYSVKKMMKDNNLVRHLDACETMGNATAICSDKTGTLTTNRMTVVQAYAGDQHFHMVPHPDQMNPMVLDTLVNAIAVNSAYTSKIMPPDKEGGLPKQVGNKTECALLGFVLDLKRDYAPVREQIPEEKLYKVYTFNSVRKSMSTVVQLPDGSFRLYSKGASEILLKKCSSIMAGGGDPRGFRPRDRDEMVKKVIEPMACDGLRTICVAYKDLPASPEPDWEDEAGIVSDLICITVVGIEDPVRPEVPDAIKQCQRAGITVRMVTGDNINTARAIAAKCGIIQPGDDFLCIDGKEFNRRIRNEKGEVEQGRIDKVWPKLRVLARSSPTDKHTLVKGIIDSTVLEQRQVVAVTGDGTNDGPALKKADVGFAMGIAGTDVAKEASDIILTDDNFSSIVKAVMWGRNVYDSISKFLQFQLTVNVVAVIVAFTGACITQDSPLKAVQMLWVNLIMDTFASLALATEPPTESLLLRKPYGRNNPLISRTMMKNILGHAIYQLTIIFTLLFAGEKIFNIDSGRHAPLHSPPSEHYTIIFNTFVLMQLFNEINARKIHGERNVFDGIFHNPIFCSIVLGTFLMQFVIVQFGGKPFSCTPLNVEQWLWCLLVGVGELLWGQLITTVPTSRLPCLKEAGHALGKEEMIDDDMADDEQEIDHAERELRRGQILWFRGLNRIQTQMEVVSTFKRSGSFQGAARRRSSVLSQLHDIRVVKAFHSPLYDGIEKPGSKNSIQDFMAHPEFLISDLVHNIPLIDETDIETEESERSDCNNIRLAFRQAPPPAQAPQPPPRCRSTSRPAPYRQQSLPVTLNCNNNATAAADAENGDHLNPKDARLPTASLCRPASPLHSLETCL
- the LOC118360570 gene encoding plasma membrane calcium-transporting ATPase 3-like isoform X9 gives rise to the protein MGDLANSSVEFKPKKRGSGGGMEVNHAGDFGATLEDLRDLMELRGAEAIQKIQENYTDTEGLCQRLKTSPADGLSDNPSDLEKRGQVFGQNFIPPKKAKSFLELVWEALQDVTLIILEIAAIISLALSFYQPPGEESEACGNVASGAEDEGEAEAGWIEGAAILLSVVCVVLVTAFNDWSKEKQFRGLQSRIEQEQRFAVVRNGTVIQIPVAEMVVGDVAQIKYGDLLPADGILIQGNDLKIDESSLTGESDHVKKSVDKDPMLLSGTHVMEGSGKMLVTAVGINSQTGIIFTLLGAGEGDQEEEKKDKKEGNNTPAVEAKQISITNGKQDGTLENNQNKAKKQDEAVAMEMQPLKSAEGGEVEAEKKKGNVPKKEKSVLQGKLTKLAVQIGKAGLVMSAITVIILVMYFVIETFVVQGREWLTECTPVYVQYFVKFFIIGVTVLVVAVPEGLPLAVTISLAYSVKKMMKDNNLVRHLDACETMGNATAICSDKTGTLTTNRMTVVQAYAGDQHFHMVPHPDQMNPMVLDTLVNAIAVNSAYTSKIMPPDKEGGLPKQVGNKTECALLGFVLDLKRDYAPVREQIPEEKLYKVYTFNSVRKSMSTVVQLPDGSFRLYSKGASEILLKKCSSIMAGGGDPRGFRPRDRDEMVKKVIEPMACDGLRTICVAYKDLPASPEPDWEDEAGIVSDLICITVVGIEDPVRPEVPDAIKQCQRAGITVRMVTGDNINTARAIAAKCGIIQPGDDFLCIDGKEFNRRIRNEKGEVEQGRIDKVWPKLRVLARSSPTDKHTLVKGIIDSTVLEQRQVVAVTGDGTNDGPALKKADVGFAMGIAGTDVAKEASDIILTDDNFSSIVKAVMWGRNVYDSISKFLQFQLTVNVVAVIVAFTGACITQDSPLKAVQMLWVNLIMDTFASLALATEPPTESLLLRKPYGRNNPLISRTMMKNILGHAIYQLTIIFTLLFAGEKIFNIDSGRHAPLHSPPSEHYTIIFNTFVLMQLFNEINARKIHGERNVFDGIFHNPIFCSIVLGTFLMQFVIVQFGGKPFSCTPLNVEQWLWCLLVGVGELLWGQLITTVPTSRLPCLKEAGHALGKEEMIDDDMADDEQEIDHAERELRRGQILWFRGLNRIQTQMEVVSTFKRSGSFQGAARRRSSVLSQLHDVTNISTPTHVVLSTANATDPSGESIP
- the LOC118360570 gene encoding plasma membrane calcium-transporting ATPase 3-like isoform X10 yields the protein MGDLANSSVEFKPKKRGSGGGMEVNHAGDFGATLEDLRDLMELRGAEAIQKIQENYTDTEGLCQRLKTSPADGLSDNPSDLEKRGQVFGQNFIPPKKAKSFLELVWEALQDVTLIILEIAAIISLALSFYQPPGEESEACGNVASGAEDEGEAEAGWIEGAAILLSVVCVVLVTAFNDWSKEKQFRGLQSRIEQEQRFAVVRNGTVIQIPVAEMVVGDVAQIKYGDLLPADGILIQGNDLKIDESSLTGESDHVKKSVDKDPMLLSGTHVMEGSGKMLVTAVGINSQTGIIFTLLGAGEGDQEEEKKDKKGKQDGTLENNQNKAKKQDEAVAMEMQPLKSAEGGEVEAEKKKGNVPKKEKSVLQGKLTKLAVQIGKAGLVMSAITVIILVMYFVIETFVVQGREWLTECTPVYVQYFVKFFIIGVTVLVVAVPEGLPLAVTISLAYSVKKMMKDNNLVRHLDACETMGNATAICSDKTGTLTTNRMTVVQAYAGDQHFHMVPHPDQMNPMVLDTLVNAIAVNSAYTSKIMPPDKEGGLPKQVGNKTECALLGFVLDLKRDYAPVREQIPEEKLYKVYTFNSVRKSMSTVVQLPDGSFRLYSKGASEILLKKCSSIMAGGGDPRGFRPRDRDEMVKKVIEPMACDGLRTICVAYKDLPASPEPDWEDEAGIVSDLICITVVGIEDPVRPEVPDAIKQCQRAGITVRMVTGDNINTARAIAAKCGIIQPGDDFLCIDGKEFNRRIRNEKGEVEQGRIDKVWPKLRVLARSSPTDKHTLVKGIIDSTVLEQRQVVAVTGDGTNDGPALKKADVGFAMGIAGTDVAKEASDIILTDDNFSSIVKAVMWGRNVYDSISKFLQFQLTVNVVAVIVAFTGACITQDSPLKAVQMLWVNLIMDTFASLALATEPPTESLLLRKPYGRNNPLISRTMMKNILGHAIYQLTIIFTLLFAGEKIFNIDSGRHAPLHSPPSEHYTIIFNTFVLMQLFNEINARKIHGERNVFDGIFHNPIFCSIVLGTFLMQFVIVQFGGKPFSCTPLNVEQWLWCLLVGVGELLWGQLITTVPTSRLPCLKEAGHALGKEEMIDDDMADDEQEIDHAERELRRGQILWFRGLNRIQTQMEVVSTFKRSGSFQGAARRRSSVLSQLHDVTNISTPTHVVLSTANATGAPGNPSGESIP
- the LOC118360570 gene encoding plasma membrane calcium-transporting ATPase 3-like isoform X11; its protein translation is MGDLANSSVEFKPKKRGSGGGMEVNHAGDFGATLEDLRDLMELRGAEAIQKIQENYTDTEGLCQRLKTSPADGLSDNPSDLEKRGQVFGQNFIPPKKAKSFLELVWEALQDVTLIILEIAAIISLALSFYQPPGEESEACGNVASGAEDEGEAEAGWIEGAAILLSVVCVVLVTAFNDWSKEKQFRGLQSRIEQEQRFAVVRNGTVIQIPVAEMVVGDVAQIKYGDLLPADGILIQGNDLKIDESSLTGESDHVKKSVDKDPMLLSGTHVMEGSGKMLVTAVGINSQTGIIFTLLGAGEGDQEEEKKDKKAKKQDEAVAMEMQPLKSAEGGEVEAEKKKGNVPKKEKSVLQGKLTKLAVQIGKAGLVMSAITVIILVMYFVIETFVVQGREWLTECTPVYVQYFVKFFIIGVTVLVVAVPEGLPLAVTISLAYSVKKMMKDNNLVRHLDACETMGNATAICSDKTGTLTTNRMTVVQAYAGDQHFHMVPHPDQMNPMVLDTLVNAIAVNSAYTSKIMPPDKEGGLPKQVGNKTECALLGFVLDLKRDYAPVREQIPEEKLYKVYTFNSVRKSMSTVVQLPDGSFRLYSKGASEILLKKCSSIMAGGGDPRGFRPRDRDEMVKKVIEPMACDGLRTICVAYKDLPASPEPDWEDEAGIVSDLICITVVGIEDPVRPEVPDAIKQCQRAGITVRMVTGDNINTARAIAAKCGIIQPGDDFLCIDGKEFNRRIRNEKGEVEQGRIDKVWPKLRVLARSSPTDKHTLVKGIIDSTVLEQRQVVAVTGDGTNDGPALKKADVGFAMGIAGTDVAKEASDIILTDDNFSSIVKAVMWGRNVYDSISKFLQFQLTVNVVAVIVAFTGACITQDSPLKAVQMLWVNLIMDTFASLALATEPPTESLLLRKPYGRNNPLISRTMMKNILGHAIYQLTIIFTLLFAGEKIFNIDSGRHAPLHSPPSEHYTIIFNTFVLMQLFNEINARKIHGERNVFDGIFHNPIFCSIVLGTFLMQFVIVQFGGKPFSCTPLNVEQWLWCLLVGVGELLWGQLITTVPTSRLPCLKEAGHALGKEEMIDDDMADDEQEIDHAERELRRGQILWFRGLNRIQTQMEVVSTFKRSGSFQGAARRRSSVLSQLHDVTNISTPTHVVLSTANATGAPGNPSGESIP